GCTGCGCCTGCAGATCGTTGGTCGGGTGGTCGGGTTCGTCGCCGTGCGCCAGGTGCGACATCAGCCCCCGCACGTGCACCGCACCCTCGGCCTGCGCGCGCGCCAACGCGTCGACCAGATCGGGCAAGTCCGACGCGGCCACGCCGTTGCGGCTCAGGCCGGTGTCGGCCTTGACCGTGATGGACGCGACGACGCCCGCCCGGCGGGCCGCCTCGACGACGTCACCGAGTTGGCGCAGCGACGACACGCCGATCTGCACGTCGGCAGTCAGTGCGGGAGCGAAGTCGGTGCCCTGGGGATGCATCCATGTGAGCACGGGGGCTGTGATTCCCGCCTCACGCAGCGCCAGGGCTTCGGCGACGGTCACGACGCCGAGTTCGGCGGCACCGGCGCGCAGCGCGGCCCGCGCGACCTCGACCGCGCCGTGGCCATAGCCGTCGGCCTTCACGACGGCCATCACCTGCGCCGAGCCGGCGTATTCGCGCAGCGTACGGACGTTGTGTTCGATGGCGCCGAGGTCGATGACCGCGCTCGGGGTCACCACATCGGCGGTTGTGGGCGGGTTCATGTCATGATCACCGCCCTCAAGTGTCCCAGGCCGGCCGTCAGTGAGCGAAATGCTCCTCGTCGGCGAAGCCGCCGACACCGACCTTCTTGAGCTTCGCCAGCACCTCCACGAGGTCGTCGCGCAGCGCCCGGGCCAGGTTCGCCGAGAACCCTTCACGCACCACAACACGCAGCACAGCGACGTCCTCGGCGCCCTCCGGCATGGTGTAGGCCGGCACCTGCCAGCCGTACCCGCGCAGCAGCGATGAGATGTCGAACACAGTGAACTTCGTCCCCTCGACGAGCTTGAAGGCGACCACCGGGATGTCGGAGCCGTCCGAGATCACCTCGAAGTGGTCCATGTCGGCCAGCTCATGGGCCAGCCACTGCGCGTTCTCCGACAAGCAGCGCATGACCTGCAGGTAGCCGTCGCGGCCCAACCGCAGGAAGTTGTAGTACTGCCCGACGACCTGATTGCCGGGCCGGGAGAAGTTCAGCGTGAACGTCGGCATGTCGCCGCCGAGGTAGTTGACCCGGAACACCAGCTCCTCCGGCAGGTGCTCGGCGCTGCGCCACACCGCGAAACCGAGACCCGGGTAGGTCAGGCCGTACTTGTGCCCGCTGACGTTGATCGACACCACCCGCGGCAGCCGGAAGTCCCAGACCAGGTCGGGATGCAGGAAGGGCACGACGAACCCGCCGCTGGCGGCGTCGACGTGCACCGGGACGTCGGGCTTGCCCTCGATGGCGGCAAGCGTGTCGAGGGCCTCGCAGATCTCGGCGACGGGTTCGAGTTCCCCGGTGAACGTGGTGCCGAGGATCGCCACCACGCCGATGGTGTCGTCGTCGACCGCGTCGACCACCTGCTCGGGGGTGATGACGTAGCGGCCCTGCGCCATCGGCAGGTAGCGCGGTTCGACGTCGAAGTAGCGGCAGAACTTCTCCCACACCACCTGCACGTTGGCGCCCATGACCAGGTTGGGGGTGCGGCCCTTCCACTCCTCGCCGCGCTGTTCGAGGCGCTGCCGCCACTTCCACTTCAGCGCCAGGCCGGCCAGCATCACCGCCTCGCTGGACCCCACGGTGGACACCCCGATGGCGGTGGACGGGTCGTCGTCGCGCAGATTCTCGGCGTGGAACAGGTCGGCGACCATGCACACACAGCGCTGCTCGATGGCCGCGGTGACGGGGTACTCGTCCTTGTCGATCATGTTCTTGTCGAACGTCTCCGACATCAGCTCGGCGGCTTCGGGATCCATCCAGGTGGTGACGAAGGTCGCCAGGTTCAGCCGCGAACTGCCGTCGAGCATCAACTCGTCGTGGATGAAGCGGTAGGCCGCCTGCGGGTCCATCGACTCGTCGGGCAGTCGCAGCGCCGGGATCGGCGAGGTCGACAGCCGTCCGGTGTAGGCGGGCGCAAGGGAGGAGTGACGGGAGACGTTCGGCATGACGTCCTTTCTAGAGGATGCTGGCGATCGAAGTCCGGATACACGCCAAGATTCCCGACGCCGATGTCGGCGCCGCGGCGGGTCCGGGACTCGACGCGGCCAACGCCGCGGCGCGGGTGTGCACAAATGCTGCCGCGGCGGCGGCCTTCGCCGGCGCCAGTCCAGCGGACAGCAGCGCACCGATCACTCCCGACAACACGTCGCCCGACCCGGCTGTGGCGGCCCATGAGTCCCCGGCGGGATTGAGATGGACCGACCCGTCCGGGTCGGCGATCACCGTGACGTTGCCCTTGAGCAGCACTGTCACGCCGAGGCGCGCCGCCAGTTCTCGGGTCGCGCCCACGCGGTCCGCCCCCGGCGGCGCACCGGCGAGGCGTTCGAACTCCCCCGCGTGCGGAGTCAGCACGGTCGGGTTCGCGCGGCCACGCACCCAGTCCGGGTTTCGGGCCAGGATGGTCAGGGCGTCGGCATCGGCAATCACCGGCAGGTCCACCGCGAGCACGTCGCGCAGGGTGGCGGCCGACGCGTCATCGGTCCCGAATCCCGGGCCGACGACCCAGGCCTGCACGCGCCCGGCGTCCGCGAAGTCGTCGACCGCGATCACCTCGGGCCAGTGCGAAACCACCTCGGCCGCAGCGGTTCCGGCGTACCGCACCATGCCGGAGTGCGTGGCCACCGCAGCGCCCGCGCACAGGATCGCCGCGCCGGGATAGGTGTGTGATCCCGCCAGCACACCCGTCACGCCCTGGGTGTACTTGTCGTCGGCGCGGCCTGGGACGGGCCACAGTCGGCGGACGTCGGCGGCTTCGAGACTCCGCACGTCGGTGGGCGGCAGGTCCAGGCCGATGTCGATGAGTTCCACGCGTCCGCAGTCGGCCAGCGCGTGCACGGGTTTGAGGCCACCGAATGTGACCGTCAGGACGGGGCGCACCGCGGGACCGGTGACGGCACCGGTGTGCACGTCGACTCCGCTGGGGATGTCGACGGCCACCACGGGCGCCGACGTGCTCGCGAAGACCGCGGCGGCGTCGGGACGAAGCGGGCCGCTGCCGGAGATGCCCACCACGCCGTCGATCACCAGATCGGTTGCCGGACCGATGCTTTGCACAACGCGTCCGCCGGCGGCCAGGAATGCCCGCAGTGCCGCGGGGTGGGTGTGGTCGGGACGCAACAACACCGCGTCGGCCGCGGCGCCCCGCCGACGCAGGAAAGTCGCGGCCCACAACGCATCTCCACCGTTGTCGCCGGACCCGACGACAGCACACACCCGCCGTCCGGCGATGCCGCCGGAGCGCTCACGCAGTTCCCGGGCGATCGCGGTGGCCAGACCGAACGCGGCCCGCCTCATCAGCGCCCCGTCGGGCAGGCTGGCGAGCAGTGGCGCCTCGGCGGCGCGGATCGCATCAGCGGAGTAGTAATCGCGCATCGTCAACCAGCGTAGACGTAGCATCAGCCAGCATGAAGCCCCCGATATCTGGTGTGGACCTGGGCATCTCAATCGCCGCCCTGGCGCTGACGGTGTTCGGCGCCGCGGGCGCGGCCTTCCTGGCGGTCATGTTGATGGCGTTCACGGACAACTGCCCGCAGCCCACGTGCGACATCGATGCCGGCGTCACATGGGTCTTCACGGGTTTCGGCGCGGCCGTAGTGATCGCTGTCGCCGGGGTGGTGGCGACCATCGTGGCGCTGACGCGACGGGTCCGGGCGTGGCCGTTCGCCGTCGGCACCCTGGTGCTGTGTGGGGCGGCCTGCCTGCTGGGGATCCTTGGCTACACCGCCGCTGTTGGTGGCTAGCTACTCGCTGGCTACTCGACGGTGACAGACTTCGCCAGGTTCCGCGGCTTGTCCACGTCATAACCGCGGGCCTGCGCCACCGCGGCGGCGAACACCTGCAGCGGGATGGTCGACAGCAGCGGCTGGAAAAGGGTTGACACGGCCGGGATCTCGATCAGGTGATCGGCGTAGGGCCGCACGGTCTCGTCACCCTCCTCGGCGATCACCACGGTCAGCGCCCCACGGGCCTGGATCTCGCGGATGTTCGACAGCAGCTTGGAGTGCAGCATCGCGGCGTTCTTGGGTGAGGGCATCACCACGATCACCGGCAGACCGTCCTCGATCAGCGCGATCGGCCCGTGCTTGAGCTCGCCGGCCGCAAACCCCTCGGCATGCATGTAGGCAAGTTCCTTGAGCTTGAGCGCACCCTCGAGCGCCACCGGGTAGCCCACATGGCGACCCAGGAACAGCACGGTCGGCGAAGCCGCGAACCGCTTGGCCACCGCGGCCACGGCGTCCATCCGGGTCAGCACCTCGGCGACCAGCGTCGGCATGGCCTCGAGTTCGCGGTATTCGCGCTGCACCTCGTCGGGGTACTTGGTGCCGCGGGCCTGCGCCAACGCCAGACCGACGAGGTAATTCGCGGCGATCTGGGCCAGGAAGGTCTTGGTGGACGCGACGCCGATCTCCGGCCCCGCGCGGGTGTAGAGCACCGCGTCGCATTCGCGCGGGATCTGGCTGCCATTGGTGTTGCAGATGGCCAGCACCTTGGCCTTCTGCTCCTTGGCGTGCCGCACGGCCTCGAGGGTGTCGGCGGTCTCGCCGGACTGCGAGATGGCCACGACGAGCGTGCTGCGGTCCAGTACGGGGTCGCGGTATCGGAACTCGCTGGCCAATTCGACCTCGACGGGCAGGCGGGTCCAGTGCTCGATGGCGTACTTGGCCAGCAGGCCCGAGTGGTAGGCCGTACCGCAGGCCACCACGAACACCTTGTCGACCTCGCGCAGTTCCTGGTCGGACAGGCGCTGCTCGTCGAGCACGATGCGGCCATCGACGAAGTGCCCCAGGAGGGTGTCGGCGACAGCCTGTGGCTGCTCGGCGATCTCCTTGAGCATGAAGTACTCGTAGCCACCCTTCTCGGCGGCCGACAGGTCCCAGTCGATGTGGAACTCACGGGCATTCGCATCATCGCGATTGCCCTGGAAGTCGTAGATCTCGTAGCCGCCGGACCGGATGATCACGGCCTGGTCCTGACCGAGTTCGACGGCGTGGCGGGTGTGCTCGATGAACGCGGCCACATCGGAGCCGACGAACATCTCGCCCTCACCGATGCCGACCACCAGCGGGGTCGACCGGCGTGCCGCGATGATCGTGTCGGGGTCGTCGGCGTTGGCGAAGACCAGCGTGAAGTGACCCTCCAGGCGGCCGAGCACCGCGAACACCGACGCGGGGAAATCTCCCGCCGTGGGACCGGAGTGGTAGGCCCGTGCCACGAGGTGCACCGCGACTTCGCTGTCGGTGTCGCTGGCAAACTCCACGCCCTCGGCCTCGAGTTCGGCGCGCAGCACCGCGAAGTTCTCGATGATGCCGTTGTGCACCACGGCGAGCCTGCCGGTGGCGTCACGGTGCGGGTGGGCGTTGCGGTCGGTCGGCCGGCCGTGGGTGGCCCACCGGGTGTGCCCCATACCGGAAGTGCCCGCCAGGTCGGCGGCGTCCGTTTCGGCCAGGGCTTCTTCCAGGTTGGCCAGGCGTCCGGCGCGCCTGCGGACGGTCAGACCGCCATGGCCGTCGAGCAGGGCCACTCCGGACGAGTCGTAGCCCCGGTACTCCATGCGGCGCAGCGCATCGACCACGACGTCACGGGCGGGCCGATGCCCGACGTAGCCGACGATTCCACACATGACTGCCCAGGGTAGTGCAGAGCGCCGGTATCCCCGTCCCGAGGCGACGTGAGCTAACGTCATCGGGTGGCCAGCACCAAGAGACTCCTGTCCGCGTTGAGCCGCCGGGGTCCGCATCGTGTTCTGCGCGGTGACCTGGCCTTTGCCGGCCTGCCGGGGCTCGTGTACACGCCGGCGTCGGGGTTCAACCTGCCCGCCGTGGCGTTCGCGCACGATTGGGTCACATCTGCCGAGCACTACGCGGGGACGTTGGAGCACCTGGCGTCCTGGGGCATCGTCGCGGTGGCCCCCGACACCGAACGCGGCCTGGCGCCCTCGGTGCTGAATCTGAGCTTCGATCTGGGCACGGCCCTCGACATCGCCGCGGGCGTCCGGTTGGGGCCGGGTCAGATCAGCGTGCACCCCGGCAAATTGGCCGTGGCAGGGCACGGCTTCGGCGGTTCCGCGGCCGTGTTCGCCGCGGCCGGAATGGGCGAGCGCCTCAAGGGAGTCGCGGCGATCTTCCCCGCGATCACCAAGCCTCCCTCGGAACAGCCCGCGGCGGGGTTGAAACTGCAGGGCCTGATCCTCAGCGCACCGGGCGAAGCGATGACCCTGCGCTCGAACGCCACGATGCTGTCCCACGCGTGGCCGTCGGCCATCCACCGGACCATCGTCAAGGCCGAGGCGGCCGGCCTCGGCGAGGGCAGGCGCTGGGCGAAGTTCGTCGGACTGAGCGGCACCGACAGGCGCACGCAGAAGGCCGTGCGGGCGCTGCTGACCGGATACCTGCTGTTTCGCCTGACCGGCGACAAGACCTACCGCGACTTCGCCGACCCGCAAGCGCAGTTGCCGGGCACCGAGGTGCCGTCCGAGGAGTTGGCCCAGATCACCGTTGAGGACCGGATCACCGCACTGCTGCGCCGTTAGGTCTCCAGCACACCCAGGGTGGTGCCGACCGGGTAGGTCTCCTCGGACTGCACCTCGCCGTAGCGCAGCACACCTGCCGACGGCGCCGGGATGTCGGTCTCGACCTTGTCGGTGCCGACCGTGTACAGATCCTCGCCCTCGGCGACCGCGGTGCCGTCCGGCACCAGCCAACCCATGAACGTGCCCTCGGTCATGGTCACGTCGAGTTTGGGCATCTTGATCTCCATGCGCACCCTTCTTTTCGGTGATGTGCAGTCAGCGATGTGCAATCAACGCGCGGGCGGGGCAGGCGGCCACCGCCTCGTCCGCGAGTTCCTGGTCCGCGGCGGGGATCTCGTCGACCAGCACCTGCGCCATTCCGTCGTCGCCGACGGCGAACAGATCCGGTGCCGCCGCTTCACACAACCCATTGCCGACGCAGAGTTGTTGATCGACAGTCACTTTCATCATCGGGTCAGGATTGTGGTGGCACTCAGGCCAGGCGCGCCGTACACGTGCGCCAACGCCACCTTCGGCCGGTTCGGCACCTGACGCGCACCCGCGTGGCCGCGCAACTGCTGCACGTTCTCGTGGATCTGCCGCAGGCCCGACGCCCCGATGGGTTCCCCGTTGGCCAGGCAGCCCCCGTCGGTGTTGACGGGCAGGCGTCCAGTCAGTTCGGTCTCCCCGGACTCGATCAGGTGCGCCTGCTCGCCGTCGGCACACAGGCCCGTTTCGGCCAGGTGGATGATCTCGGCGCCGGCGTCGGTGTCCTGCACCTGCGCGATGTCGACGTCACTCGGTGCGATGCCGGCCATCTCGAACGCCGCGCGGGCCGCGTCGACCGTCGGGCTCACACCACGCCGGACCGACAGCGACGGACTGAGCACTTCGAACGAGCCTGGCCGTCGGGTGCGCACGGCCGACCCGGCGACGTACACCGGATGCGGACTGAACTCCTTGGCCCGCTTGGCGTTGCACAGCACCAACGCCGCCGCACCGTCGCCCGGTGAGCACAGCATGAACTGCCGCAGTGGGTCCGACAGCATCATCGAGGCGTCGATGTCGGCCTCCGACAGGGGTTTCTGCCGCCATGCGTTCGGGTTGAGCGAACCGTTGCGGAACGCCTTGGCCGCGACCTTGGCCAACAGGCGTTCCGGCAGGTCATGCTCGTGGAGGTAGCGCTGAATCTTCAGGGCGAAGAACTGCGACGTCAGCGCCAGGCCTGTGGTGCCGTACCACTCGCCGAGGCCCATGGCCAACGGGTCGATCGTGAACGCACCGCGCGGGTGCGAGTCGAAGCCGACCACCACGGCGAACTCGGCGGCGCCGGAGGCGATGGTGTGCACCGCCGAGATCAGCGAACTGCTGCCCGTCGCGCACCCGTTGAACACGTTGACGAACGGCACTCCGGTCAGGCCCAGTTCGGAGACCAGGGTGTCGGCGGATCCGCCGGACATGCTGCCGCCCACCGCGTAGTCGATGTCCGGCCACGACAGCCCGGCGTCGTCGAGCGCCATCCGCACTGCGCGGACGGCCTCCTGACGCACCGAGGTGTCCTGATACCGGCCGAAGGGGCGGCAGCCCACTCCGATGATCGCCACCTGATCGGTCATCACGGCTCCTCGGGAGTGAAGGCGAAAGTGACGGCCCGCGTGCCGGTTTCGGTGGGGACGTCGAGTGCGGTCAGCTGCATGGGCATACCGATCCGCAGTCGCCCGGGATCGGATTCGGTGAGCCGGGCCTCAACGATGACCTCGCCCGGCAGTTCGACGTAGCCGACGCCGTAGGCCTCGAAGTCCTCACCTGCGGGCACGTACGGCGGACTGGGCGGTGGGAACCGTTGAACGGTCCAACTCCACAGCGTCCCTCGATCACCGAGTCTCGTCGCGGTGATGTCTTCGGCCCCGCACGCCCGGCAATACTGCGGCACCGGGAAATCGACCTCCCCGCATGCACCGCAGCGTCCGCCGATCAGTCGCGGAGCGCCGTCGACGAATTCGAGGATTCCTGGATCCACTGATGCTGCGGTCATCTCCGCACTCCTCTCTTGAGCACCACCACGTCACCGAGTACCCCGGCCTGGCACGCCAACCGGACATGCTCACCGCGACCGCCTGGACCACCGACCAGGTCCCGCAGGGAACGCGCCTCCTCGTCGGACGCCTCCGACAGATGATCGGGATGCTCGAGCACCTCGACATGGCACACGAGGCAGTCCC
The DNA window shown above is from Mycolicibacterium confluentis and carries:
- a CDS encoding Zn-ribbon domain-containing OB-fold protein; amino-acid sequence: MTAASVDPGILEFVDGAPRLIGGRCGACGEVDFPVPQYCRACGAEDITATRLGDRGTLWSWTVQRFPPPSPPYVPAGEDFEAYGVGYVELPGEVIVEARLTESDPGRLRIGMPMQLTALDVPTETGTRAVTFAFTPEEP
- a CDS encoding biotin/lipoyl-containing protein, whose amino-acid sequence is MEIKMPKLDVTMTEGTFMGWLVPDGTAVAEGEDLYTVGTDKVETDIPAPSAGVLRYGEVQSEETYPVGTTLGVLET
- the glmS gene encoding glutamine--fructose-6-phosphate transaminase (isomerizing), with translation MCGIVGYVGHRPARDVVVDALRRMEYRGYDSSGVALLDGHGGLTVRRRAGRLANLEEALAETDAADLAGTSGMGHTRWATHGRPTDRNAHPHRDATGRLAVVHNGIIENFAVLRAELEAEGVEFASDTDSEVAVHLVARAYHSGPTAGDFPASVFAVLGRLEGHFTLVFANADDPDTIIAARRSTPLVVGIGEGEMFVGSDVAAFIEHTRHAVELGQDQAVIIRSGGYEIYDFQGNRDDANAREFHIDWDLSAAEKGGYEYFMLKEIAEQPQAVADTLLGHFVDGRIVLDEQRLSDQELREVDKVFVVACGTAYHSGLLAKYAIEHWTRLPVEVELASEFRYRDPVLDRSTLVVAISQSGETADTLEAVRHAKEQKAKVLAICNTNGSQIPRECDAVLYTRAGPEIGVASTKTFLAQIAANYLVGLALAQARGTKYPDEVQREYRELEAMPTLVAEVLTRMDAVAAVAKRFAASPTVLFLGRHVGYPVALEGALKLKELAYMHAEGFAAGELKHGPIALIEDGLPVIVVMPSPKNAAMLHSKLLSNIREIQARGALTVVIAEEGDETVRPYADHLIEIPAVSTLFQPLLSTIPLQVFAAAVAQARGYDVDKPRNLAKSVTVE
- a CDS encoding glutamate decarboxylase, with the protein product MPNVSRHSSLAPAYTGRLSTSPIPALRLPDESMDPQAAYRFIHDELMLDGSSRLNLATFVTTWMDPEAAELMSETFDKNMIDKDEYPVTAAIEQRCVCMVADLFHAENLRDDDPSTAIGVSTVGSSEAVMLAGLALKWKWRQRLEQRGEEWKGRTPNLVMGANVQVVWEKFCRYFDVEPRYLPMAQGRYVITPEQVVDAVDDDTIGVVAILGTTFTGELEPVAEICEALDTLAAIEGKPDVPVHVDAASGGFVVPFLHPDLVWDFRLPRVVSINVSGHKYGLTYPGLGFAVWRSAEHLPEELVFRVNYLGGDMPTFTLNFSRPGNQVVGQYYNFLRLGRDGYLQVMRCLSENAQWLAHELADMDHFEVISDGSDIPVVAFKLVEGTKFTVFDISSLLRGYGWQVPAYTMPEGAEDVAVLRVVVREGFSANLARALRDDLVEVLAKLKKVGVGGFADEEHFAH
- a CDS encoding ferredoxin → MMKVTVDQQLCVGNGLCEAAAPDLFAVGDDGMAQVLVDEIPAADQELADEAVAACPARALIAHR
- a CDS encoding thiolase family protein — translated: MTDQVAIIGVGCRPFGRYQDTSVRQEAVRAVRMALDDAGLSWPDIDYAVGGSMSGGSADTLVSELGLTGVPFVNVFNGCATGSSSLISAVHTIASGAAEFAVVVGFDSHPRGAFTIDPLAMGLGEWYGTTGLALTSQFFALKIQRYLHEHDLPERLLAKVAAKAFRNGSLNPNAWRQKPLSEADIDASMMLSDPLRQFMLCSPGDGAAALVLCNAKRAKEFSPHPVYVAGSAVRTRRPGSFEVLSPSLSVRRGVSPTVDAARAAFEMAGIAPSDVDIAQVQDTDAGAEIIHLAETGLCADGEQAHLIESGETELTGRLPVNTDGGCLANGEPIGASGLRQIHENVQQLRGHAGARQVPNRPKVALAHVYGAPGLSATTILTR
- a CDS encoding dienelactone hydrolase family protein, whose product is MASTKRLLSALSRRGPHRVLRGDLAFAGLPGLVYTPASGFNLPAVAFAHDWVTSAEHYAGTLEHLASWGIVAVAPDTERGLAPSVLNLSFDLGTALDIAAGVRLGPGQISVHPGKLAVAGHGFGGSAAVFAAAGMGERLKGVAAIFPAITKPPSEQPAAGLKLQGLILSAPGEAMTLRSNATMLSHAWPSAIHRTIVKAEAAGLGEGRRWAKFVGLSGTDRRTQKAVRALLTGYLLFRLTGDKTYRDFADPQAQLPGTEVPSEELAQITVEDRITALLRR
- a CDS encoding NAD(P)H-hydrate dehydratase, whose product is MRDYYSADAIRAAEAPLLASLPDGALMRRAAFGLATAIARELRERSGGIAGRRVCAVVGSGDNGGDALWAATFLRRRGAAADAVLLRPDHTHPAALRAFLAAGGRVVQSIGPATDLVIDGVVGISGSGPLRPDAAAVFASTSAPVVAVDIPSGVDVHTGAVTGPAVRPVLTVTFGGLKPVHALADCGRVELIDIGLDLPPTDVRSLEAADVRRLWPVPGRADDKYTQGVTGVLAGSHTYPGAAILCAGAAVATHSGMVRYAGTAAAEVVSHWPEVIAVDDFADAGRVQAWVVGPGFGTDDASAATLRDVLAVDLPVIADADALTILARNPDWVRGRANPTVLTPHAGEFERLAGAPPGADRVGATRELAARLGVTVLLKGNVTVIADPDGSVHLNPAGDSWAATAGSGDVLSGVIGALLSAGLAPAKAAAAAAFVHTRAAALAASSPGPAAAPTSASGILACIRTSIASIL
- a CDS encoding 2Fe-2S iron-sulfur cluster-binding protein, yielding MPLVTVRPKGLEFTAEHGQTVMAAALVAGYRWPTVCGGQGDCLVCHVEVLEHPDHLSEASDEEARSLRDLVGGPGGRGEHVRLACQAGVLGDVVVLKRGVRR